The Streptomyces sp. NBC_01353 genome contains a region encoding:
- a CDS encoding potassium-transporting ATPase subunit C, which produces MNNSVGNAVRLLWAGLRALLVLTVVTGVLYPLAVTGIAQVAFNDKANGSEVTSEGKVVGSELIGQTYNLPMKNPGDAEEAVVPDLKWFQPRPSNGLGSNSVNTQYSIILSGATNRSGDNDDLIKWVTDAKAAVVKDNSTAIYKVKPSDVPADAVTSSGSGLDPHISPEYAELQVHRVAEQNKLDVKAVERLVADHTDDRILGFIGEPRVNVLQLNIALKALVAKG; this is translated from the coding sequence ATGAACAACTCCGTAGGAAACGCAGTGCGCCTGCTCTGGGCGGGTCTACGCGCCCTCCTCGTCCTGACCGTGGTGACGGGTGTGCTCTACCCGCTGGCCGTCACGGGCATCGCCCAGGTCGCGTTCAACGACAAGGCCAACGGCTCCGAGGTCACCAGCGAGGGCAAGGTCGTCGGCTCCGAGCTCATCGGCCAGACGTACAACCTGCCGATGAAGAACCCGGGCGACGCGGAGGAGGCGGTGGTCCCGGACCTGAAGTGGTTCCAGCCGCGTCCCTCCAACGGCCTGGGCAGCAACAGCGTCAACACCCAGTACTCGATCATCCTGTCGGGCGCGACCAACCGGTCCGGCGACAACGACGACCTGATCAAGTGGGTCACGGACGCGAAGGCCGCCGTGGTCAAGGACAACTCCACCGCCATCTACAAGGTCAAGCCCTCGGACGTGCCGGCCGACGCCGTCACCTCCTCCGGCTCCGGCCTGGACCCGCACATCTCCCCGGAGTACGCGGAACTCCAGGTCCACCGGGTCGCGGAGCAGAACAAGCTGGACGTCAAGGCGGTCGAGAGGCTCGTCGCCGACCACACCGACGACAGGATCCTCGGCTTCATCGGTGAGCCCCGCGTCAACGTCCTCCAGCTGAACATCGCGCTCAAGGCCCTGGTGGCCAAGGGCTGA